The Mangifera indica cultivar Alphonso chromosome 12, CATAS_Mindica_2.1, whole genome shotgun sequence DNA window TCAAACGGGCTCAATCAATTTCAAATCGGGGTTACTTTGCTCTTACTTGGTTTGTTCAAATCAAATACCAAACCACACTAGAGTCAGCTTGGATAACATCTACCCTTATATAAgacattttgattgatttgtaaTCAACTTCCATACCACTTTCCACTCGTTATTCATATCATTAAAATCCACCATGTACAGCAAGGAGCTATTGTCATAACTCTAAATCAAACACTGGTTGTTTGATTGGATACTGAAGACAAATATTCATAATCTAGAAAAAGGAAACATAGGGTAACATAAGAAACAGGGATGGAAGAAATGTTGCAAAAACTATAAATCACCCTCAAGCAAATCAAAAACCTTTAGGGAGAACCTTTCTTCCATAAGGGCGTTTGCTTTCATCTGATTTGCGAGCTGTTCGAGCCACTCTGCTTCCTGTGTTGGAACTCTGGCAATAGTCAGAACTTTTGGATAGTTTCCTGTGATGAGAATTAAAACCAATTTCACTGGATACTTGCATCTTGTTCTCTGATATGCTTTCATCTTCAAGAGAATCATAGCCCATTGCCTCAAATTCCTACAAGACACCCCCAGTCAGATGTGGCCAAGCAACAAGTGATCAGAGATGTAATGAATGAAAACATACCTTGGACTTTGTCTTGGTACAATAGGGTGTTAAACAGGGATTCAAATCCTTGAGAAACATGTCATCTGGACTGCCAGGAGTTGTTGCAGCCTCAGAGCTGAACTCctgaacaaaattttaaacaatatcatcaactGATAATCCAATGTAAACTCAGGTTTGGCAACCGCAATAAACACATTGTAACATCGAGGTCAATAGTCTTTGTCACTGTCAAGATATCCTTTGCTTTTGGACACACAATCCAGTTTTTTCAAATGCACTTTTGAATGTGGGGTGCTTACCAGAGAGTTGGCAGCCTCTTCATAATCATATGCGGGTGTTCTTGGACCACTGCCATGTAGTTGTAAACCTGTTCTGGTCGAACATTTTTCTGCCTTCACctatttaaccaatttaattagcaatctaaatttatttataagccaatcttattgatttgattctgaataagaaattttatgaatatggTGGAATACCTCAGCAAGGCCTTCTGCTAGGAACTGGAGCTGGTCTGTGAGAGAAGTAACCTGCCTTTGGAGACTCGGAATGACTTGTTTGGCTTGTTTCAGCTCAGAACCCTGCTTCTCTATAAGTTCTTGAAGCTGAGAATTCATGGCATCTGGGAACAAAATTGCACTCTTTAATGCCTTTATTTCTTCCCTTTGATTCAAACACAAATCTTTCAGCTTCTCTACCTGCAATTTCCGATATAAACATTTGCATTCATTTCAGATAAAggccaatttttattttgttcaatgATCTATCGCATTCcaaatatacaatattttaatgaaatagaCTCACTTCATTGTTCTTTTCTTCAAGCAAAGACTTAAGCTGAGAAATTTCCATTTCTTGTTCCTTATTAGCATTCAAAAGCTCTCTCTCACTTCTCAAAACCATCGCCAATGTTCTCGTGTTCGCATtattattttcccccttaaCTTCTGTGAGAGCTTTAACCTCacttttcttctctcctttcCCAAACAACTTCCTCTGCAACCCCGCAAAATTCCCTCCTTTCCTCGCTGTCTTCTTCAGATCCTCCGCTATCACATCCGCCGGGATCACCAACCCCATTGTCCGATTCCCTTTTGACGacgacgaagaagaagaagatttctTCTGAACCATCAAGTTCTTGACCAAGGTCGTCAAGTTCTGGTTTTTATTAACCGAAGGTTTAGTATTGACAAGTGCACGAGAAATTGAACTGGGGTTGTGGGGTTTAGTAGTTTTGAGTTCTGCTGACGAAGATGGATCTGAAAAATAAGATGATGTCGAGGATCTTGAATCGTACGAATTGTACCTAGTTGCCATTTCgataaaaatatatgagttcGAGTAGAATGAAATGAGAAACAAAGTGATGATTTGGTAGGTTAAAAAAGATggaagaaggagaaggagaaggagaagattTGACTTTGAGATTGAGATTTGCTTGTAATGTTGGCAGTTTCTGTGAAGGTTTTGAAAATGGTGTTTCCCGACAACGTGACGACGTGGCATAAAGGCGCTGtctgaattcaaattttttgaatttggcGTGAAAGGCGCGGGCCTGTGTTAATTTAAGGGCAAAGGACAATGCCCCACCCAAAATATGCtgcattttcaaagttttttttaataattttgaaaatcacaTCTATCCAACCTAtaaccatttaaatttattaattttaaaaataaaattattattttatatttaataataggccaaacgactattttccacccaaggtttgatgttttctcaaaagtccttcctttaactatagaaacactaaacacccacccatgaccggttagatttaaccaaaccctaacgcctgaaaattttatctccttttgcccccctaaattttaaaaactaaaatttttccccagcttatgttttaaaaaaagacagtttcaccctagggtttggttttgaaatctccgacaaccgttccggctccattgccgatggcctctccctcccgaagcaacctctccttccagcgaatgttttcctcccatttggaggctcgatcagcgtcggagatttcaaaatcaaaccctagggtgaaactgccattttttaaaacttaggctgggggaaaattttagtttttaaagtttaagggggtaaaattagattctattttagtttatttttaatattatagcaaaaatgatgattttacccctaccaccgttagagtttagttaaatctaaccggctatgggtgggtgtttggtgtttccatagttaaatgggggacttttgagaaaacatcaaaccttgggtgggaaatagtcgtttggccttaataataaaaataaacttaactatgattttattttcctctctaaatttaaaaaactaacttttctcccctaaactaagtttgaaaaaatcacattgcccCCCTCaaagtttagtttcaaaatctcttCACTTTCTCCAACACCATCACTAGTCGTCTTTCCCTCCCGATGGTTTTCCTTTCTCCAATGGTCTGCCTTAACTCCACCCCAATCTCTCTAACATTGAgagacgtcgtctgggaagaaaaatcgtcttcccagacaataAAGACAATATCGATCAATATTGCATTTATCATCAGGGAAGATGATTGTTTTTCTAGATGAAGACGAGTCATTTTTCTAGTCTTCCGTCTAAACCCAGAAAACATCTCTCAGTGCTTGAGGGGTTGGGATAGAGTTAAGATAGGTTGTCAGAAGAAAGGAAACTGTTGGAAAGGAGAGACAACCGACGATAGTGCTAAAGAAAGTGATggggttttgaaactaaacccttgGGGGGTTTAAAGTTTAGAGTTCATAaagtgatcttttcaaacttggtttatgggataaaatgtttgtttttaaacttctagaaggaaaaataagattaaatttttaaaggttaggtttctattaaatttaattgatcatGAGTGAATAAATAATACTTTCAAAGTTAGCATAAGAAACTTTGGAAAattagcatactttgggtgagaaatagtcctttagtcTGAGGCTTTGTTTTTGATCGGCTGGACTTAGAGACGAATGGGCTTGGCTGGGGAGAAATGGTTGACCCATCAAGTTATTAATAATAACCCATTAATAGAAATGAATTTAGGTCGAACAGAATCCAAACGAGAGCAGCTCAAATTTAGTGTAAATCTAAAATGATTAATTCGAGATTGACAGCTTTGAACAGATCTTTCTTTGGTCTGAAAATGTTGCTTTAGAAAGCTAGTGAATGGTTTTCACTTTAAaacatgcataaattataatattataattatgtgatcaattcattaaaaaaaattattaacatatataattagagTTGGACTCAATcaaagttaaactcaaataaaatctaACTTAAAATCAGATCAAGGTAAGCGAGTCGGGActcatttataaaaacaaatttaataatttgaactcaaatttaactcattttactAAATTAAGCCCAACATTTAACATTGTTGTCCATCCACCAAAGCACCAACTTTGCTCaataaattgttgaaaagaaaaaaaattaaaccaattaaTGATCAGATAACTCAATATTACAACTGAATTACctatgacaaattttaattattttattttattactctaGCAGGATTTCCTACGGCAGTGCGTCTTGGAGGAACCTCCTTCAAGACTACCGAGCCTGCACCAATTCTTGCCGCTTCGCCAATTCTAATATTCCCCAAAACTT harbors:
- the LOC123192747 gene encoding uncharacterized protein LOC123192747 → MATRYNSYDSRSSTSSYFSDPSSSAELKTTKPHNPSSISRALVNTKPSVNKNQNLTTLVKNLMVQKKSSSSSSSSKGNRTMGLVIPADVIAEDLKKTARKGGNFAGLQRKLFGKGEKKSEVKALTEVKGENNNANTRTLAMVLRSERELLNANKEQEMEISQLKSLLEEKNNEVEKLKDLCLNQREEIKALKSAILFPDAMNSQLQELIEKQGSELKQAKQVIPSLQRQVTSLTDQLQFLAEGLAEVKAEKCSTRTGLQLHGSGPRTPAYDYEEAANSLEFSSEAATTPGSPDDMFLKDLNPCLTPYCTKTKSKEFEAMGYDSLEDESISENKMQVSSEIGFNSHHRKLSKSSDYCQSSNTGSRVARTARKSDESKRPYGRKVLPKGF